One Gordonia mangrovi genomic region harbors:
- a CDS encoding Rv2732c family membrane protein — translation MSAEKDRQVDADRVAGGFSAYEGDLRRAERKVAGEIDPGMRAVVVAIAVLVAMLSMVLPHTGSASGIEVLTFAPDAEAERVTITSEVFVYLLVIFGIGASALALLTRRWFVAWIALCGNAIACVAGMLAWWSRNTPGVGGVEPPSGVGIGLIIGWFAVLVLTFHWARVVWARSTYHLAIEEQRRHEAAGRDALARSLQHKPDQEA, via the coding sequence ATGAGTGCCGAGAAGGACCGACAGGTCGACGCCGACCGTGTTGCCGGCGGTTTCTCCGCCTACGAGGGCGATCTGCGCCGCGCCGAACGCAAGGTGGCCGGCGAGATCGATCCCGGGATGCGGGCCGTGGTCGTCGCGATAGCCGTGCTGGTCGCGATGCTGTCGATGGTATTGCCGCACACCGGGAGCGCCAGCGGTATCGAGGTGCTCACCTTCGCCCCGGATGCGGAGGCCGAACGCGTCACCATCACCTCCGAGGTGTTCGTGTATCTGTTGGTGATCTTCGGTATTGGTGCGTCGGCGCTGGCGCTGCTGACCCGGCGGTGGTTCGTGGCGTGGATCGCGTTGTGCGGCAACGCCATCGCCTGTGTCGCCGGAATGCTCGCCTGGTGGTCGCGCAACACCCCCGGGGTGGGCGGCGTCGAGCCGCCCTCGGGGGTCGGCATCGGACTGATCATCGGTTGGTTTGCCGTACTGGTGTTGACCTTCCACTGGGCGCGTGTCGTCTGGGCCCGCAGCACATATCACCTCGCGATCGAGGAGCAGCGGCGGCACGAGGCAGCCGGCCGCGATGCGCTGGCCCGGTCACTGCAGCACAAGCCCGATCAGGAAGCCTGA
- a CDS encoding acyl-CoA thioesterase: protein MGDDNHTGTPHVEDYPAHVTEKVRYADTDRQGHVNNAVFATFLESGRVAVLYDPQAPLAQPGTSFVIARLELDFRAEMTWPGDIVVGTRVASLGRSSIVLEQGIFQGDTCVATAKTVIVAFDESTRRSRPLPESAVAILRDLSVTKA, encoded by the coding sequence GTGGGCGACGACAACCACACCGGCACCCCGCACGTCGAGGACTATCCCGCCCACGTCACCGAGAAGGTGCGCTACGCCGACACCGACCGTCAGGGACATGTCAACAACGCGGTGTTCGCCACGTTCCTGGAATCCGGACGCGTCGCGGTGCTCTACGATCCGCAGGCCCCGCTCGCCCAACCCGGCACCTCGTTCGTCATCGCGCGGCTCGAACTGGACTTCCGTGCGGAGATGACCTGGCCGGGCGACATCGTCGTCGGTACCCGGGTGGCATCGCTCGGGCGCAGCTCGATCGTGCTGGAGCAAGGCATCTTCCAGGGCGACACCTGTGTGGCGACCGCCAAGACCGTCATCGTCGCGTTCGACGAGAGCACTCGTCGGTCCCGGCCGCTTCCCGAATCCGCGGTGGCGATTCTCCGTGACCTGAGCGTCACGAAGGCCTGA
- a CDS encoding DUF349 domain-containing protein produces MTDQTDPPAASGSGAAAPGAPDAGTPTPNPGPPKPHPMPKPGPRPGPRPRAAEVHPVPTPVPGGDPHEFGRIDAEGAVWLKTAGGERQIGSWQAGSVEEGLAHFSRKFDDLATEVEILEERLAARSGDPRKAQTAARHLLDALPTAAVIGDVAALEQRLTVIVGSADEVADSIKAEREHMRAAAIARKETLAVEAEQIGAESTQWKVAGDRLRAILDEWKTIKGVDRKTDDALWKRYAKARDAFNRRRGAHFAELDRERAGAKARKEELIARAEELSTSTDWGPTSAQFRELLTEWKAAGRAPRDADDALWQRFKAAQDVFFSARNAATSERDSEFAANAAAKVALLEQAEKKVDPAADLDAARREFRAFRDQWDEIGKVPRDQMSSLEGRARALEKRIRDAEETQWQRTDPEAQARAAQFADRAAQLEDQARKADDRGKAKDAAKLREQAAQWREWADAAASAIADR; encoded by the coding sequence ATGACCGATCAGACCGACCCCCCGGCCGCCTCCGGTTCCGGGGCCGCCGCTCCGGGAGCCCCGGACGCGGGGACACCGACCCCGAATCCCGGTCCCCCCAAGCCGCATCCGATGCCCAAGCCGGGACCCCGGCCCGGACCGCGACCACGCGCTGCCGAGGTGCACCCGGTGCCCACGCCCGTACCCGGTGGCGACCCGCATGAGTTCGGCCGGATCGACGCCGAGGGCGCGGTGTGGCTCAAGACCGCCGGCGGAGAACGGCAGATCGGGTCATGGCAGGCCGGTTCGGTCGAGGAGGGCCTCGCCCATTTCTCCCGGAAGTTCGACGATCTGGCGACCGAGGTGGAGATCCTCGAAGAACGCCTGGCGGCACGCTCGGGCGATCCCCGCAAGGCGCAGACCGCCGCCCGTCACCTGCTCGATGCATTGCCGACCGCCGCGGTGATCGGCGACGTGGCTGCGCTCGAGCAACGCCTGACGGTGATCGTGGGCAGCGCCGACGAGGTGGCCGACTCGATCAAGGCCGAGCGCGAACACATGCGTGCCGCCGCCATCGCACGCAAGGAGACGCTGGCCGTCGAGGCCGAACAGATCGGTGCCGAGTCCACCCAGTGGAAGGTGGCCGGCGACCGACTGCGGGCGATTCTCGACGAGTGGAAGACCATCAAAGGCGTCGACCGCAAGACCGACGATGCGCTGTGGAAGCGCTACGCCAAGGCGCGCGACGCGTTCAATCGGCGACGGGGTGCGCATTTCGCCGAACTCGACCGCGAACGCGCCGGTGCCAAGGCACGTAAGGAAGAGCTCATCGCGCGGGCCGAGGAGTTGTCGACATCCACCGACTGGGGCCCGACCTCGGCGCAGTTCCGCGAGCTGCTCACCGAGTGGAAGGCGGCCGGTCGCGCGCCACGCGACGCCGACGACGCCCTGTGGCAGCGGTTCAAAGCCGCCCAGGACGTCTTCTTCTCCGCCCGCAACGCGGCCACATCAGAGCGCGACAGCGAGTTCGCCGCCAATGCGGCAGCCAAGGTCGCCCTGTTGGAGCAGGCCGAGAAGAAGGTCGATCCGGCGGCCGATCTCGATGCGGCACGACGCGAGTTCCGGGCCTTCCGCGACCAGTGGGATGAGATCGGCAAGGTTCCGCGTGATCAGATGAGTTCGCTGGAGGGGCGCGCCCGCGCACTCGAGAAGCGGATCCGTGACGCGGAGGAGACGCAGTGGCAGCGGACCGATCCCGAGGCACAGGCACGCGCAGCGCAGTTCGCCGATCGCGCCGCACAACTCGAGGACCAGGCCCGCAAGGCCGACGACCGCGGCAAGGCCAAGGACGCCGCGAAGCTACGCGAACAGGCGGCCCAGTGGCGCGAGTGGGCCGATGCCGCGGCCAGTGCGATCGCCGACCGCTGA
- the miaA gene encoding tRNA (adenosine(37)-N6)-dimethylallyltransferase MiaA codes for MTGAREPTPIAIVGPTASGKSDLALDLAERLGGEIVNLDAMQQYRGMDIGTAKLPVADRRGIPHHQIDVLDVTETATVARHQRAAGADVERLLAAGRVPVLVGGSMMYIQGLLDDWRFPATDPKVRARYETLLDQIGVAALHQRLAAVDPDAAASILATDGRRIVRALEVVELTGAPFAASAPTIGEPRWHTRILALDRLTVDLDERIRLRTRQMFELGLVEEVQHLCSAGLREGRTASRAIGYAQVLAALDGEYEMATAEELTFIGTRRYVRRQRSWFRRDHRITWLDAADPDLLSQALRIMDR; via the coding sequence ATGACGGGCGCGCGCGAGCCCACCCCCATCGCGATCGTGGGTCCGACGGCGAGTGGGAAATCCGACCTCGCCCTCGACCTCGCCGAACGGCTCGGCGGCGAGATCGTCAACCTCGACGCCATGCAGCAATACCGCGGCATGGACATCGGGACCGCCAAGCTGCCCGTCGCCGACCGGCGCGGCATCCCGCATCACCAGATCGACGTGCTCGACGTGACCGAGACCGCGACGGTCGCACGTCATCAACGCGCCGCCGGCGCCGATGTGGAACGCTTGCTGGCCGCCGGTCGGGTGCCGGTGCTGGTCGGCGGATCGATGATGTACATCCAGGGTCTGCTCGACGATTGGCGTTTTCCGGCGACCGATCCGAAGGTGCGCGCCAGGTACGAGACGCTGCTCGACCAGATCGGTGTCGCAGCGCTGCACCAACGTCTGGCCGCGGTCGATCCCGACGCCGCGGCGTCCATCCTCGCCACCGACGGACGGCGCATCGTGCGTGCCCTCGAGGTGGTCGAACTCACCGGTGCACCGTTCGCGGCGTCCGCGCCGACCATCGGTGAACCGAGGTGGCACACCCGCATCCTGGCACTGGACCGCCTCACCGTCGATCTCGACGAACGCATTCGGCTGCGTACCAGGCAGATGTTCGAGCTGGGGCTCGTCGAGGAAGTGCAGCACCTGTGCTCGGCCGGACTGCGCGAGGGCCGCACGGCGTCCCGTGCCATCGGTTACGCGCAGGTGTTGGCCGCGCTCGACGGTGAGTACGAGATGGCCACCGCCGAGGAACTGACCTTCATCGGCACCCGACGCTACGTTCGGCGGCAACGATCGTGGTTTCGTCGTGATCACCGCATCACCTGGCTCGACGCCGCCGACCCCGACCTGCTGTCGCAGGCACTGCGGATCATGGACCGCTGA
- the dapF gene encoding diaminopimelate epimerase yields MTATTSGDSALSDEKAFALHFVKGHGTQNDFVILTDPAAHLDLTRSRVAALCDRQRGIGADGLLRVVRSAALVERGVLDTLPTGVAPDDWFMDYRNADGSIAEMCGNGVRVFAHHLRASGLMAADRFTVGSRAGARPVVVHDHDAVHADVTVQMGPVRRDGDSLVRIGDDVYRGVMVDVGNPHLACVVPDLTAADLAAIDFSAGVRLEAEAFPHGANVEIVTTPGTPDAQGRFPASMRVFERGVGETRSCGTGLVAAGAALLAHRGESEGTLCITVPGGRVEVGIRADGSHLRGPSMLVAEGRLRAGWDRPER; encoded by the coding sequence GTGACGGCCACAACATCGGGCGACAGCGCGCTCTCCGACGAGAAGGCATTCGCCCTGCATTTCGTGAAGGGCCACGGCACCCAGAACGACTTCGTGATCCTGACCGACCCGGCGGCGCACCTCGACCTGACCCGCTCACGTGTGGCGGCGTTGTGCGACCGGCAGCGGGGGATAGGCGCGGACGGGCTGCTGCGGGTCGTGCGGTCGGCCGCGCTGGTGGAACGCGGAGTTCTCGACACATTGCCCACCGGTGTCGCACCCGACGATTGGTTCATGGACTATCGCAACGCCGACGGGTCCATTGCGGAGATGTGTGGCAACGGAGTGCGGGTCTTCGCTCATCACCTGCGGGCCTCGGGTCTGATGGCGGCCGACCGATTCACCGTGGGTTCGCGCGCCGGCGCCCGGCCGGTCGTGGTCCACGACCACGACGCCGTGCACGCCGACGTCACCGTGCAGATGGGGCCGGTCCGACGCGACGGCGACTCGCTGGTGCGCATCGGCGACGACGTGTACCGCGGGGTGATGGTCGATGTCGGCAACCCGCATCTGGCATGTGTCGTACCGGACCTGACCGCGGCCGACCTGGCGGCGATCGACTTCTCCGCCGGGGTACGGCTCGAGGCCGAGGCGTTCCCCCACGGCGCGAATGTCGAGATCGTGACCACCCCCGGGACACCGGACGCCCAGGGCCGGTTCCCGGCGTCGATGCGGGTCTTCGAACGTGGCGTCGGAGAGACCCGTAGCTGCGGAACCGGCCTGGTGGCCGCCGGGGCCGCCCTCCTGGCGCACCGCGGCGAGAGCGAGGGCACGCTGTGCATCACGGTGCCGGGAGGTCGGGTGGAGGTGGGTATCCGGGCCGATGGTTCCCACTTGCGTGGGCCGTCGATGCTGGTGGCCGAAGGGCGGTTGCGAGCGGGCTGGGACCGTCCCGAGCGCTGA
- the hflX gene encoding GTPase HflX has protein sequence MTDSAFTTSHPADPDTDLADLPDADGTNGHDILEGLARPTTGELQLEERASLQRVAGLSTELTDVTEVEYRQLRLERVVLVGVWTEGTAAQARASMAELAALAETAGSQVLDALIQRRSKPDPATYIGSGKADELRAAVLETGADTVICDGELTPAQLTALEKVVKVKVIDRTALILDIFAQHATSREGKAQVSLAQMEYMLPRLRGWGQSMSRQAGGRAGSNGGVGLRGPGETKIETDRRRIRERMAKLRREIRAMKKSRTVMRAARERNSIPRLTVAGYTNAGKSSLVNAMTGSGVLVQDALFATLDPTTRRATLDDGRAVVFTDTVGFVRHLPTQLVEAFRSTLEEVVDADLLLHVVDGSDPFPVEQISAVRRVINEVVAEEGATAPPELLVVNKIDAIDATRMAELRGALGDAAFVSARTGEGLPELFDRVREFVGRADVELTVDVPYTRGDLISRIHEEGEVLTSEHTAEGTTMRVRVPSAFAGVLEPLRS, from the coding sequence ATGACAGATTCAGCTTTCACAACATCTCATCCCGCCGACCCGGACACCGACCTGGCGGATCTGCCCGACGCCGATGGCACGAACGGGCACGACATCCTCGAGGGTCTGGCCCGACCGACCACTGGCGAACTCCAGCTCGAGGAGCGGGCGTCGCTCCAGCGAGTCGCAGGTCTGTCGACCGAACTCACCGACGTCACCGAGGTCGAGTACCGCCAGTTGCGCCTCGAGCGGGTCGTGCTGGTGGGGGTCTGGACCGAGGGCACCGCCGCGCAGGCCCGCGCCAGCATGGCCGAGCTGGCCGCATTGGCCGAGACTGCCGGGTCGCAGGTGCTCGACGCGCTGATCCAGCGCCGCTCGAAGCCGGATCCCGCCACCTACATCGGTTCCGGGAAGGCCGACGAACTGCGCGCCGCAGTCCTCGAGACCGGCGCCGACACCGTGATCTGTGACGGTGAACTCACCCCTGCGCAGCTGACCGCCCTGGAGAAGGTGGTCAAGGTGAAGGTCATCGACCGCACCGCGCTCATCCTCGACATCTTCGCGCAGCACGCCACCTCCCGCGAGGGCAAGGCCCAGGTGTCGCTGGCCCAGATGGAGTACATGCTGCCGCGTCTGCGCGGTTGGGGTCAGTCGATGTCGCGGCAGGCCGGCGGTCGGGCCGGCAGCAACGGTGGCGTCGGTCTGCGTGGTCCCGGTGAGACGAAGATCGAGACCGACCGCCGACGCATCCGCGAACGGATGGCCAAGTTGCGTCGGGAGATCCGTGCGATGAAGAAGTCCCGGACGGTGATGCGCGCGGCCCGCGAACGCAACTCGATCCCGCGGCTGACCGTGGCCGGGTACACCAATGCCGGCAAATCGAGCCTGGTCAACGCGATGACCGGGTCCGGTGTGCTGGTGCAGGATGCACTGTTCGCGACCCTGGACCCGACCACCCGCCGCGCCACCCTCGACGACGGGCGGGCTGTGGTGTTCACCGATACCGTCGGGTTCGTGCGTCACCTGCCCACCCAGTTGGTCGAGGCGTTCCGGTCGACACTGGAAGAGGTGGTGGACGCCGATCTGTTGCTGCATGTCGTCGACGGCTCCGATCCGTTCCCGGTCGAGCAGATCTCCGCGGTTCGGCGCGTCATCAACGAGGTCGTCGCCGAGGAGGGTGCCACCGCGCCGCCCGAACTGCTCGTGGTCAACAAGATCGATGCGATCGACGCGACCCGGATGGCCGAGCTGCGAGGTGCGCTCGGGGATGCGGCGTTCGTCTCGGCGCGCACGGGCGAAGGCCTGCCCGAATTGTTCGACCGTGTACGGGAGTTCGTCGGTCGGGCAGATGTCGAGTTGACCGTCGACGTGCCCTACACGCGCGGCGACCTGATCTCGCGCATCCACGAGGAGGGCGAAGTGCTGACCAGCGAGCACACCGCCGAGGGCACCACCATGCGGGTGCGGGTACCGTCCGCGTTCGCCGGAGTTCTCGAACCGCTGCGGTCCTGA
- a CDS encoding HPr family phosphocarrier protein — protein MPSTTVTVGSAVGLHARPATIIAEAVADTGATVTLSLEGGDPVDAGSALMIMTLGAEKGTDVVVTADDQGTLDAIAALVAKDLDAD, from the coding sequence ATGCCCAGCACCACAGTCACCGTCGGCTCCGCCGTCGGACTGCACGCCCGTCCCGCGACGATCATCGCCGAGGCGGTCGCCGACACCGGCGCCACCGTCACGCTCTCGCTCGAGGGTGGCGACCCGGTGGACGCCGGATCCGCCCTGATGATCATGACCCTCGGGGCGGAGAAGGGCACCGATGTCGTGGTGACCGCCGACGACCAGGGCACCCTCGACGCGATCGCCGCACTGGTCGCCAAAGATCTCGACGCCGACTGA
- a CDS encoding PTS fructose transporter subunit IIABC, which produces MSEQIITPQTVSLDVDAGDDPAAVIGYLADALATAGRTTDATVLARGALDREAKSATGLPGGIAIPHARAASVTEASLAMARLSKKVDFGAPDGPADLVFLIAAPEGGATEHMKLLSSLARSLVRPEFVDSLREADSDDRVVQLVDEAINPQPAQTSAAAASAATATSAPAATPPAATEAGGGDRRPSVVAITACPTGIAHTYMAADALKYAAERAEVDFHVETQGSSATTSFDPQVIADADAVIFATDVGVKGKDRFRGKPVVASGVKRAINEPDAMIAEAVAASKNPSATVVSGADDGGEADATAAAAGVGLGGQVRQALMTGVSYMIPFVAAGGLLIALGFLPFLGGYEIANSTLDEAGSMSDGAFIALNYSLWDLPAGGLGQYIGAVLFAVGSLAMGMLVPVLAGYISFAIADRPGIAPGFVAGLVSVAVGASFIGGLVGGLIAGVVCLWIARIPLPQWARGLQPVVIIPLLGSMVIGVLLYMLLGKPLAWVTEQMTDALNSMSGGSAVVLGVVLGLMMCFDLGGPVNKAAYLFATTGLAIGGAAQLQIMAAVMCAGMVPPLAMALATVLRPQLFSEPERENGKAAWLLGASFISEGAIPFAATDPFRVIPSMMAGGALAGGLIMAFGVELRAPHGGIFVFFAMNNWVLFLVALAAGTVLSAFAVIGAKQWHANRQHAALFDDVQTVPA; this is translated from the coding sequence ATGTCAGAACAGATAATCACCCCACAGACGGTGAGCCTCGACGTGGACGCCGGAGACGACCCGGCGGCCGTGATCGGGTACCTCGCCGACGCGCTGGCCACGGCCGGTCGCACCACCGATGCCACCGTGCTGGCACGCGGCGCACTCGATCGTGAGGCCAAATCGGCCACCGGATTGCCCGGCGGGATCGCGATCCCGCACGCCCGCGCCGCGTCGGTGACCGAGGCCAGCCTGGCCATGGCGCGGCTGTCCAAAAAGGTCGACTTCGGTGCCCCGGACGGGCCCGCCGACCTCGTGTTCCTGATCGCCGCACCCGAAGGTGGCGCCACCGAACACATGAAGTTGCTCAGCTCGCTGGCGCGGTCTCTGGTCCGGCCCGAGTTCGTCGACTCGTTGCGGGAGGCCGACAGCGACGACCGCGTCGTCCAACTCGTCGACGAGGCCATCAACCCGCAGCCCGCGCAGACATCGGCCGCGGCCGCGTCGGCCGCAACCGCGACCAGCGCGCCTGCGGCGACCCCGCCGGCCGCAACGGAGGCCGGCGGTGGCGACCGACGCCCCTCGGTGGTGGCAATCACCGCATGCCCGACCGGTATCGCGCACACCTACATGGCCGCCGACGCCCTCAAGTACGCGGCCGAACGCGCAGAGGTCGACTTCCATGTGGAGACCCAGGGATCATCGGCCACCACCTCCTTCGATCCGCAGGTCATCGCCGATGCCGACGCCGTGATCTTCGCCACCGACGTCGGGGTGAAGGGCAAGGACCGTTTCCGTGGCAAACCCGTGGTCGCCTCGGGGGTCAAACGTGCGATCAACGAGCCCGACGCGATGATCGCCGAAGCCGTCGCCGCATCGAAGAATCCGTCGGCAACGGTGGTCAGCGGCGCAGACGACGGTGGCGAGGCCGATGCGACGGCGGCGGCCGCCGGCGTCGGACTCGGCGGGCAGGTCCGACAGGCCCTCATGACCGGTGTGAGCTACATGATCCCGTTCGTGGCGGCCGGTGGCCTGCTCATCGCACTGGGCTTCCTACCCTTCCTCGGCGGCTACGAGATCGCCAACAGCACCCTCGACGAAGCCGGATCGATGTCCGACGGCGCGTTCATCGCCTTGAACTACAGCCTCTGGGACCTGCCTGCGGGTGGCCTCGGCCAGTACATCGGCGCGGTGCTGTTCGCGGTCGGTTCACTCGCCATGGGCATGTTGGTTCCGGTGTTGGCCGGCTACATCTCCTTCGCCATCGCCGACCGTCCGGGCATCGCCCCGGGCTTCGTGGCCGGACTTGTCTCGGTCGCCGTGGGTGCGAGCTTCATCGGCGGCCTGGTCGGCGGCCTCATCGCCGGCGTCGTGTGCTTGTGGATCGCCCGGATCCCGTTGCCGCAATGGGCACGCGGGCTGCAACCGGTGGTCATCATCCCGCTGCTCGGCAGCATGGTGATCGGCGTGCTCCTCTACATGCTGTTGGGCAAGCCGCTGGCCTGGGTCACCGAGCAGATGACCGATGCGCTCAACAGCATGTCGGGTGGCTCCGCGGTCGTCCTCGGTGTGGTGCTCGGCCTGATGATGTGCTTCGACCTCGGTGGACCCGTGAACAAGGCGGCCTACCTGTTCGCCACCACCGGCCTGGCCATCGGCGGGGCCGCCCAACTGCAGATCATGGCGGCGGTGATGTGCGCCGGAATGGTGCCACCGCTGGCCATGGCGCTGGCCACGGTACTGCGTCCACAGCTGTTCAGCGAACCCGAACGGGAGAACGGCAAGGCGGCCTGGCTGCTGGGTGCGTCGTTCATCTCCGAGGGCGCCATCCCGTTCGCGGCCACCGACCCGTTCCGGGTCATCCCCTCGATGATGGCCGGTGGCGCACTGGCCGGCGGCCTGATCATGGCGTTCGGCGTGGAACTGCGCGCCCCGCACGGCGGCATCTTCGTGTTCTTCGCCATGAACAACTGGGTGCTGTTCCTCGTCGCGCTGGCAGCCGGCACCGTGCTCAGCGCGTTCGCCGTCATCGGCGCCAAGCAGTGGCATGCGAACCGTCAACACGCCGCGCTCTTCGACGACGTCCAAACCGTCCCCGCCTGA
- a CDS encoding 1-phosphofructokinase family hexose kinase produces MPTPHVSVPAETDLPPEILTVTANPSLDRTLELTSPLVHGAVQRASAVRAEPGGKGINVARVASAAGVDTRALFPARADDPLLAALDAVALPYLTLAIDGEVRSNVTIADPDGTTTKVNAPGFVLDDAIAAELTELVLRNARGARWVALCGSLPPGLPHTWYRTVVDALQGSGCRVAVDTSGAPLAAAVTGPVDLLKPNEQELAEATGADPAQLAAASAQGDHARIVTAATELAQRTGAAILATLGATGGLLVTGTGAWFATPPPIVPRSTVGAGDAALTGYLIAECRGADEPERLRTAVAYGSAATALAGTQPPYPDQIDLDNVTVTDLTGAASAG; encoded by the coding sequence ATGCCCACCCCACATGTCTCCGTGCCCGCCGAGACCGACCTGCCTCCGGAAATTCTGACCGTGACCGCGAACCCGAGTCTCGACCGCACGCTGGAACTGACCTCTCCCCTGGTTCACGGCGCCGTGCAGCGTGCGAGCGCCGTTCGCGCCGAGCCCGGCGGCAAGGGCATCAACGTCGCCCGCGTCGCATCGGCTGCCGGTGTCGACACCCGGGCACTGTTTCCCGCACGCGCCGACGATCCACTACTCGCCGCGCTCGATGCGGTCGCGCTGCCCTATCTGACCCTCGCGATCGACGGTGAGGTACGGTCCAACGTCACCATCGCCGACCCGGACGGCACCACCACCAAGGTCAATGCCCCCGGGTTCGTGCTCGACGACGCGATCGCGGCCGAGTTGACCGAACTGGTCCTCCGCAACGCGCGCGGCGCCCGGTGGGTGGCGCTGTGCGGCTCCCTGCCCCCCGGGCTGCCCCACACCTGGTACCGCACGGTCGTCGACGCCCTGCAGGGATCGGGATGTCGTGTGGCCGTGGACACCTCGGGCGCTCCGCTCGCGGCCGCGGTCACCGGTCCGGTCGATCTACTCAAACCCAACGAACAGGAACTCGCCGAAGCGACCGGCGCCGACCCGGCACAGTTGGCGGCAGCGTCGGCCCAGGGTGATCACGCTCGGATCGTGACGGCCGCGACCGAGCTCGCGCAACGTACCGGCGCGGCGATCCTGGCCACGCTCGGCGCCACCGGGGGCCTGTTGGTCACCGGGACCGGCGCTTGGTTCGCGACTCCGCCGCCGATCGTGCCGCGCAGTACGGTCGGCGCCGGCGACGCCGCGCTGACCGGCTATCTCATCGCGGAGTGCCGCGGCGCCGACGAGCCCGAACGACTGCGCACGGCGGTCGCCTACGGTTCGGCAGCCACCGCACTCGCGGGCACCCAACCGCCGTACCCCGACCAGATCGATCTGGACAACGTCACCGTCACCGACCTCACCGGGGCCGCCAGTGCAGGTTGA
- a CDS encoding DeoR/GlpR family DNA-binding transcription regulator, whose amino-acid sequence MYAEERQQAIANQVRQNGRASVTALASLFDVTSETVRRDLAVLERNGHLQRVHGGAVRPGATPVVGEQGIDERLLSHTAQKLAIGRAATRFLPPDGGSVFIDAGTTTYQAALALPRDRRLTVVTHSIPVAGALAAQGADDLHVLGGRVRGLTQATVGADAVAALERLRITTAFVGTNGISVAHGLSTPDPDEAAIKSAIVRVANRVVVLADSSKTGHEDLASFAGLEDIDVLITDTGIEPAFAAILADHGIETVIA is encoded by the coding sequence GTGTACGCGGAGGAACGCCAACAGGCGATCGCCAACCAGGTACGGCAGAACGGCCGCGCCTCGGTCACCGCATTGGCGTCATTGTTCGACGTGACAAGTGAAACGGTTCGCCGCGACCTCGCCGTCCTCGAGCGCAACGGACATCTGCAGCGTGTCCACGGGGGCGCCGTGCGGCCGGGTGCGACCCCGGTGGTCGGTGAGCAGGGCATCGACGAGCGCCTGCTGTCGCATACCGCCCAGAAGCTCGCGATCGGCAGAGCCGCGACACGATTCCTCCCGCCCGATGGCGGTTCGGTGTTCATCGACGCGGGCACCACCACCTACCAGGCCGCCCTCGCCCTCCCCCGCGACCGACGGCTGACAGTGGTGACGCACAGCATCCCGGTGGCCGGCGCCCTCGCCGCACAGGGCGCCGACGACCTGCATGTGCTCGGCGGTCGGGTACGCGGACTAACGCAGGCGACAGTCGGCGCCGACGCCGTTGCCGCACTCGAACGGCTCCGGATCACCACGGCCTTCGTCGGCACCAACGGCATCAGCGTCGCGCACGGCCTGTCCACCCCGGACCCAGACGAGGCAGCGATCAAATCCGCGATCGTTCGAGTCGCCAATCGTGTGGTGGTACTGGCGGATTCGTCGAAGACCGGCCACGAGGACCTCGCATCGTTCGCCGGACTCGAGGACATCGACGTCCTGATCACCGACACCGGAATCGAACCCGCCTTCGCGGCGATACTCGCCGACCACGGCATCGAGACGGTGATCGCATGA